TTAAGCAGTTGTGAAGCTCAGCCAAagcatttatattatttaatatacaGTATGCGAAAATCAAGGTTTAATTGATTAATTGCATAATCAATTAAATGCATAATCCCAAAATATTTACACATGTCTGCAAATATTGTTACTCTTTTCTTTTATGTGATGTATTTACAATCATATATATAAATCCCTTTTGACAAATAATCTTTCTTTGGTTGTAGCGTTTCAGATTCAAAATATCTGCCAGCCATATTGTCAATGGTTTTATCTGTTTCTTGACAAGGTGTCCGTGCTGAACATATGTGGCCCCTTCTCTATTGAACTCATAAGACGGAACCAGCAGATCAGCACGTCCTCTAAATGGTATCCTCATATCTTTCAGCTTACAAGTCTTATGGCTTAAAGGGTTTGTGTTCCACTTTTAAACGTTCCTGTGTTACGATGTCTTGTAAAGCCTCTCAGAACACAGACCACATTCGCTTCTGCCCGTAGCAATGCCTCAGAGGGAAAGAGAACCTGCCGGTGTCAGCTGTGCATCGAAGGAGCCGCAAACAGCCAAGAAAACGGTACGTACTGTCAAAACAGCCTCACGGAAACCAGAGGTACACTCACCGACAACAGAACCCAATCCCAAAGAAAAATGGCTTTCCAACTTTTTATGAAAAGTAACATTCCAgtagatacattaaagtttaaGGGTTTTAAGGCATACAGGACTTCAGCAAACCGCAGTGAGAGCCCTCCAAGGAGTGGCCAGCCAACCAACATTGAAAAAAAGCAGTGTATGCATACTTCATCCAGGAGCTCACAAAACAAGCCACAGCATCATCTTACTTATCTCAGTTAAGTTTAGCGAACCTGAcgcaacaataagaaagagttgcaaggtaaaaaaaaaacaacggcGATCAAAACGAGCATAAAGGCCCGTCATACATtgcccaaaaaaacaaaacacaaaaagcattttGATGATTTCCAAGAGTTTTGCCGAAATATTCTGTGTACTGATGACACAAGAGATCAACTTCTGGGAAGGCGTGTATGCCATCACATCTGGTATAAAACATGGTGATTGTATTGTGAAGGCCAGGTGGAGACTGCTTCTCTGGAACGTGGATGATGGAGCCATGGCGGAGCCATGAATCCTGCTCCCTACCAAAAAATCCTGACAGACAACGTTTCTGCTCCTGGCCTCGAGTTCAAGTGCTCTCTGGGGTTATGCTGCGTGACACATAATTTATCTCTGAAAGgctgaaaaagaacacaaaTTAAGGTTTTTAAAGGGCCTACTCAAAGTCTAGAGTCTAGACTGAGATAAAATGGAAATGCTTTGAAAAACTTAATCAGGCTGTTCATGCTTGAAACCTCTCAGTGCAACTGAATGAAAACAATTATATCAAGAAGAGTGGATCATAATTCCTCCACATAAATCTAAGAGGTTCATTGCTAGTTATCCCGAATGCTTTAATGGCACTTGTTGCACCAAGGTTGGCAAAACAAATGATTATGTTTTGGGGACAATTGCCCTTTTACAGAGAGGGAAGTTGTTGAGAATAGCGCTTTTCATACAACTGAAAATGTCTGAAACTGCTTCCAGCATTTATTCGTGTAATCTTTTTCTGGTGTTAAAATttcatgatctgaaacatttaggaaagacaaaaaacaaaaaaaagtaaaaacggAAAAGATCTTTTGGGGACTAATGGCTCAatgcagggacgtgcagagggggggggcgggggggggcttgagcacctgcccctttgccccttggtgcccaaagtgcccttttgtcagtttttttttttttttttttttttttttttttttttttttttttgtgcgtgtttgttggtgtgtgtgtgcatggtgcatgtccaaaagaataataatttagatctaccgtggctggttacatgatccacataacgtaccctcactctgccctacttttcctctcgcagctcccagCTCCGCTGCCTCACGCTGGCCAGTCTGTCctgcccactgagctatataatacactggagtgctaatcaccgtctgtttgaacgagtcgctttgaagccaccagccgccatattggtactccctatttccccccagtaactagggaatatgtgcgctacagcatcgaataacgaggattttctcatgttcaggaggggcttaagacttttaaaatgtcaaatgccatatacttttatgttatgttctaaaactatcaagtactgagaaagtcatgtgctgaaatattttgcattttattcatttaaatatatatgtttaacatttataaatatataaataacaatgtacaaaaacatatatttacatatgtgtatacatatatacatatacacatacttatatatacatatatatatatttattatgaataacatgtaaaatatttcagcacctaatttcctagtagttaatagtgttagtacatccactgactgtagaattacctgtgaaatattttcacacagtcagaaaactgcttgttgttgcaaccaaatcctatgggattctgtgagagtagggagtagcaagatggcggccagtgacttcagtttttcggcaaaatcagcagtccagtgtataatatagctcagtggtcctgcccctttaaatctgcagcacacttgactgtgctctgtgctgtttaactccactgtcattggttatactgctttaaatcccgccttccctctttctgattggctgttttctagtctgTCCTTGTGCGTGCTTGCTTGGAGAggagatttcagttttacagttatcatacaggaatactgtggttaccacaattaatactaggctacggaactagtcccagttaagaaacgaattatctgcagtaaaataggtgaaagctgctgagtgcagttctgtaaagaagcaggcgagagagttttgatttatggaacttgagaaatgtaagtaaccaacgttagcatctcaaaatagcatctagtataatgcatttatcaacagaaacctaatctgttttataaaactaaatattttgtgccaggctggagttctgaagccggctggaaagatggaaaagcaaagactgtagactattaaaaattctgattcttagccacagctgcctgaaaaagaaaaggtgagggtttcccttttaccaatatttcgttgctattattgtttaatttttttgttgaccctctgatgcagttcaggtataaatagcaggtgatatttcttttatatgatatacaacacaacaacactatatgctgcctaaacaactgctatattttgtttagacttttacttatttataatagcgtaattaggatttcacaaaatgatagtgctatttatttcactatttctacttctagaattagaattacgacaaatacaaccgaggaacactatttacattgcttttattgtacaaagatttccacactgtctattagtaaattagtgcaaaccaggggcggagctagacattcttatcatcagggacttaatccataaaatattacttcattacgagggtaatttggtacaccaaaaaagtaaaaagtatttaatctgttgatatggtcgtaaaatgtatttaatataggccttaacgtatcttaaagttttatctgctgttctttattagtcttactagtatataccaatagtatgTGGTTCTCATTTgagtgatgaaatggacaaccactcatgaaacaattcagttttggtgtcaccaatcttactcaaagtacagtattgggtcctccatgctccttatgtattaagatttactgcacatttaaacatcgacaactcactattggtagggaaataatttaattgtctgagaagatgtaggtaaggagaagctgttatctactcttcagatatatgatgtaagaaatgtgtttggaatgttgcagatggtaaaaattgataggtctctgttgctggtaagttcaaatgcaaactttttcaaagtgggaaaaaagtctcaattcaacgttcatcagatcgggcgctgctttataatttataatgatAATAGAACTTTAatgatctcacaatggataaagtcacttctgcatctttacccatccccttggtgagcagtgggctgccactgtgcggcgccaggggagcaatcggggttaagtgtcttgctcagggacccaggatggtagtctgtgggagttgaactcagaacctctgggacccaagatcaatgctctaaccactaggccaccagattaacaaaaagcatctagtgtgtgtcgtgcttataaaatttgtataaatgtagtaagaaatactgcttttctctttagacagaagaaacgcgccctgacgctcaagtcaagcataaagaaataggagcatgcatactgcgtaggaccaatgatgtcagagcaatgaagtgtccctagggttaaagttcaaatcaaagttcaaatcaaacctacgcccttgattccatgttacattctttatagtatgggttggtacatttcagccggatgtatagcaaggtatgtttctgtatcgtgttttaaatccgtgccccatgtgccctcttttaaatttgagcacctgccccttcaacggtctctgcacgtccctggcTCAATGTCATCCACGTCAGGTCCTGCTAGGACTTACCAAACATTTCCCCACTGCACTTTTCTTCTGAGCAGTTTTTGATGAAGCAAAGATTGCAGTTACTTTGATCACTTTTCCCTCCAAAATAATTATTAGTAAAAAAGAATTTGTAATCATTTCTAAATACCAATAAGAGGACACTACTGACGTTTGTACGACAGTCTTTGTTAGtctgtttaaaaacaaccaTTTTAGGAAAATGGCCCATTACTTTGCGTTTTCATTGCATGTGACAAATATTTCTTACAGGTGGAGACAGACATCAACGGTGTTTCCAGGACTAGATCATCCACATGGTATCTGATAGGAAATTAAGCATCATggatcaaaatgaaaaaaaaaaaaaaacattttaaacttgaaCAAGAATCCCAAATATCTCGTTTCATCTCTCCAAGGACTCACTGCTCAGAAAGGCCGCCTCCCCCTGAAACGATGAAGTGTCTGATCATCACAGCTTTACAGCCCCGCACGAAAAAGGTGGCAGATACCCAATAAAGGTTTTATCTCTCCCAGTAAAGCAGCATGTTCTCAGGTTTGAAGGCGTTTTAATGAGATGACAGAGACCAAAGCAACCCCTGCTGCTGCGCACTGCCTCACAGCTGGCAGAAAGCAGGCTAGCACACCATTCCCATGCTTACAAGGACGACTAATTTGGTTGTTAGGAAATATTTCATGACATGGAGGGAAAACTAAATAAGAGCGATGTATcgctccgttttttttttttactacagttGCAAGAGAGCACACAAGCAATTGAAAATTAAGCTGTGGATTACCTTTTTTTGAGTATATCTGCATCTTAATCAAAATGGCAATATTTTAGAAACGCCAGAACATGTTTTTCAACGGCAATGATGAAAATCTTCtattttagcagcagtaggAATAGTTTTCTGTTTCAATAAAAGTAATCAGATCACCCGATGCAGCGATAACCCCCTGAGAACCATTGCATTTTATTAGAAATCTCTTGCCAGCCCATGCAGACGCATAAAGAAAGACACAGAGGATAAATAATaggctttttaaaatttatacaCATCTACAAGTACAGGACATAGGTGGGTAAATGTCAGGGTTCCCCCAACCCGCCTCCACCGCTCCATCAGAATcgtagaaaatatttttaaaaagagtaaCAGAGCACTTTATTCCTTCTTAGTAACATACAAAcactataaaacattttaataatctaCCAGGATGgctaaagcactttaaaatgatcagaattgttgtttataattttattataaGAATACCAGAATCTTAACAAACACACCCATACAGTGATGAATGCTGAGCAGACAAATGACTCCTATATGCAAAATAgattaaagatgaaaaaaacaggGAACAAGTCATACAATAAATTTGCATAATATTAATAGGTGCTTGAATTTATGCACTTTAATCATAAGGCTCTACAGTAAAGGCCTGATCTCATGATGCAACTATAGATAGAAGGGGTCAAGCATTGaagtcaagtaaaaaaaaaaaaaagaaaagtgagggaaaaacaaaacaaagataagCCACAGCAGGTCCTTAACAGAGAAGAGGCaaacaaaatgaatgaaaacctTCAGTATTGGACCTTTCCTTAACACTCCAGTGCTCAAAGCCAaagaaaatgaattaaaaatgttgttcaAAGGCAGTGCAATAATCAGGAGATTTGAACAAACATGTATGGATTTAGCACAGACGGCAGCATCTAGAAGGCTGACGCAGGTGAGGATCGTGTTACACGGAGCGGCGGTGACCTTCCAGGTGTCAGTCAGACCGAAATAGACTTCTGTCACTGGACAGACAAACGGACCGGGCGTCTTCCCCGGGTAGGTGGGCTGTAAGCGGACACCCAGCAGCCGCCGTGGATGCCGTGgattcctctcctcctccacggtccTCCGGGTTAGCAGCGCAGCCCCGCCCACCCTCTCCACACACCTGGCTGTTGAGCGGCGGCGTGGAAACAGGGCGTGGCTGATCTCAGCAACACTCCACTGACTGACAGGTAACAATTCAAAGGTAGATTCGTTTTAGACTATTTAAGACTTGCTGCCCGACTGgtttctcctccttctcctggTCGGCAGAAATAAGTTCTCCAGGCAGCAAGCCTCTTCTTCATCTACTTTCACTCAGAAACAGAATATTAGCTAATTGCCCGCTCGCCTGGCAACACTTTGGCTCAGTAACAAAAATAGTTGCATATCGTAAACATGCTTCTTCTGACATGTTCTGTAAACCGCTACAGCAGCTAAGAAGGACCTTGTGACAGTATAAAGCTTTAAAgagggaactttttttttttttatatagaaagATAGTTGAGAGGAGAGATCGGTAGTCGACACTGAACTCCAGGGGACAGAAAACCAAAGCGACAACAGTGGGCGGATTTGTCCTGAACAAACGTCTCTGCTGACGTTTGAGAGACACGGCGGTACTGAGGAAAACAACACGACGCCCCCTAACGCGGCCGCGCTGACGAGTCGGCTCCTGTCCGTCCGGTTGGGGCGACGTTATGTGCGGATCTTCCTTTTGTCCTCAAACAGCGAGCGCACCAAATAGACCTGCACCGCCGACACCACCATCATCACCGCCAGGTTGACCACCGACCAGAAGTTCACCCTGTCGAAGTTGCTCTCCTGCAGGTTGCGGTCGCGAGCCTCGAACGCCCGCAGCAGCGTCTGGATCTGCACGCTTTTCCCCAGCCGAGACTTGACGCTGTTGATGGTGTCCTGGGGGACAGAATGCAAAAATGTCGTTAGCTAGGCGGGATCTGAAGAGAGCTAGCACTGCCCCTTTCAAAGGGTATCCTGTCCGCTTGAAAAGGCCAGATGCTGCCATGATACAGCCTTACACTTCAGCGTAGTTCACTGAGATTTTACGCGAGGTTCTTCAGAGAACATGAAGCACCATGAAGGCCAGGGAACAGCTGACAGGTCAAGGGAGAAGGTTGTGGAgacatttaaagcagggttaggttagcAAACAATACCCCAAGCTCTAAACAGCTCACTGTTCAATCCCCCCGTTGGCTTCAAGAGGCCCACAgtaactctggaagagctgtagagatccacggctcaggtgggagaatctgttaagAGGATTAGTTGTGCAAcaaaaatctggcctttatggaacagtgtagagctgggcgataaatcgatttaatcgattaattcgaatttacaattgtttaaaaattttatttttggaaaatctggattttattttgccaatacactcattgggtttccatgaagagaacagcatgtgatgctgaatatatgtttaggcaaatatattgtcaaaatattgttaagtggaaacttttttttaccgtaatacgaggtacttcatttacttttttttttttaacttagtttgaagttcacaagtgcagtgaagcctgttcttagctcaatgtgtaataccactagcagcaaatgttttgttatattttcattgtttataatggcacggctgccatcttgttttacaagcatgtttcacagcttgtttttagttgcactttgaattcaggtcaactccctgacgaaatgcttgacataaaagcaaggttttaaaattatttctttaatttctttttatgaaacaaaaaggagggaaaaaaaaaatcgattaatcggatttggtatgataaaatctgagatttattttttaatccatatcgcccagccctagaacAATGAAAAGAAGAGAGGCTTGAGGAACCCTGTGAGCAGTTTGCTGCCAACCAAGCAGGGGATGCAAACACGCGGGAGAACGTtcctggtcagatgagaccagaacGGACACTTTTTTGGCCAGCGTAGAAAGCGCTACGTCTGGCCTGAAAACAAACACTCTACCACGACAACACGCTGAAGCACGGCGGGGGACACAGATATTTGGGATCACAGAAAAACTGCAGTAAAAACAGAAGCTCGACGTCTAAAAACGACTAAATGTGGAAACATGAAGGGTCCGATAGGGAATGCCTGCTTAGCTACGCTGGTGTAAAAGCTCCTAAGCAAGCTGTGCAGTCAGATGTGTTCCTTCCTCCTTGAGAAAACAACTTCCTCTACATCTGGAAAACACCACTTCCTGCTCTTTACCGCGTCATGCCTCTGTGACTTCTGACACATAAAAGCCATTCTGACAGCGGGGCAGCGTCACGGCAACAGGGAGCTGGCGTCAGACGGTAGAAGAGAGGTCCTGAGGCTCTCTGCTCTTGTGACATACGCCGGTTTGCTTAGGATGCTGTGCTGTGGGGGAGCTTTATGGCACAGGGACAAGTCTCTCAGTGGGagacagcagaggaaaaagattaaaacaaactACGCGGGGTTGTGCACAGATTCCCGCCTCACCATGATGTCTTCCAGCTTCATGTCCAGAGTATCTATCCCAATGACGTGCTCCTTCCACTCGTCCGGgtcctcctccgtctccatGTTGTCCAGGATTAGCTCGAAGAACACCAGCTTCTCCGACATGGAGCTGAACCCGTTGTCGAAGCAGAACATGTAGTCGCCGTCCTCCATGGTCTCCACGCTACGAAGGGACAGAGCGAGCAGTGAGAAACCGCGAACGTCAAAGAGAGGAGGACCGACCCGCGGAAATTTCCACGGGACGTGCTCCGCAAGTGGCTCACGTGTGGACGCCGTCCGACTTGCGCTGATCGCTGAAGAGCAACTGGCCGGAAGGGGAGGAGATGAGGAAGTCCACGTCCAGACCCGCACCGTCCAGCACCTGtcgatggaggggggggggataaaggGAAGAGGAGTTCAGACGCTGATCCTGCCTGGGGCCAAACAATTCATCCTCATGAAATGCCAAAAGATGTGctcacaaatccaaattagactattattattactacctTTACTATTATAGCC
The Fundulus heteroclitus isolate FHET01 chromosome 9, MU-UCD_Fhet_4.1, whole genome shotgun sequence genome window above contains:
- the tmed5 gene encoding transmembrane emp24 domain-containing protein 5, whose protein sequence is MEPLRLFLCVLAVFISLLSDRLAALASFSQGTDSDFTFSLPAGKKECFFQTMKRGASLEIEYQVLDGAGLDVDFLISSPSGQLLFSDQRKSDGVHTVETMEDGDYMFCFDNGFSSMSEKLVFFELILDNMETEEDPDEWKEHVIGIDTLDMKLEDIMDTINSVKSRLGKSVQIQTLLRAFEARDRNLQESNFDRVNFWSVVNLAVMMVVSAVQVYLVRSLFEDKRKIRT